Proteins from one Faecalibacterium sp. I3-3-33 genomic window:
- a CDS encoding nuclear transport factor 2 family protein, producing the protein MNEREKIIRLWFDMWIKKADLGIDNIFTDDVVYTESWSPKYENCKTVKHWFDEWNTRGTVLVWEIKQFFHQGNQTIVEWYFKNKMNNGNVEEFDGISLIVWTQDNKIKSLKEFGCNLHNYNPYRDSDIPVFREEKANWF; encoded by the coding sequence ATGAACGAGAGAGAAAAAATTATCCGATTATGGTTTGATATGTGGATTAAGAAAGCAGATTTAGGAATTGACAATATTTTTACAGATGATGTTGTATATACTGAGAGTTGGAGTCCTAAATATGAAAACTGCAAAACGGTAAAGCACTGGTTTGACGAATGGAATACACGCGGAACTGTTCTTGTCTGGGAGATTAAGCAATTTTTTCATCAAGGCAATCAAACAATCGTGGAGTGGTATTTTAAAAACAAAATGAATAATGGAAATGTTGAAGAATTTGACGGAATATCTTTAATTGTATGGACACAGGATAACAAAATAAAATCATTAAAAGAGTTTGGTTGCAATCTTCATAATTACAATCCATATCGAGATAGTGATATTCCCGTATTTCGAGAAGAAAAAGCAAATTGGTTTTGA
- a CDS encoding enoyl-CoA hydratase-related protein, translating into MAFVKTEVQGAVEIITIDRPKALNALNPEVLADLKAAFEAVDQETVRCIVLTGEGDKSFVAGADIGSMSTMTKAEGEAFGKLGNDVFLMIEHFPIPVIAAVNGFALGGGNELAMSCDFRICSDNAVFGQPEVGLGITPGFGGTQRLARLVGMGMAKQLVYSALNIKADEAYRIGLVNAVYPQAELMENVLKLAGKIAKNAPIAVRNCKKAMNDGISLPIEKAVEVEEKLFGDCFETHDQVEGMSCFLSREKPKPKAVFTNN; encoded by the coding sequence ATGGCATTTGTAAAAACCGAGGTGCAGGGCGCTGTTGAGATCATTACCATCGACCGTCCCAAGGCACTGAACGCCCTGAACCCCGAGGTTCTGGCTGACCTGAAGGCTGCTTTTGAGGCAGTCGATCAGGAGACTGTCCGCTGCATCGTTCTGACCGGCGAAGGCGACAAGAGCTTTGTTGCCGGTGCCGATATCGGTTCCATGAGCACCATGACCAAGGCAGAAGGCGAGGCCTTCGGCAAGCTGGGCAATGATGTGTTCCTGATGATCGAGCATTTCCCCATCCCCGTCATCGCAGCCGTCAACGGCTTTGCACTGGGCGGCGGCAACGAGCTGGCTATGAGCTGCGATTTCCGCATCTGCTCTGACAACGCTGTGTTCGGTCAGCCGGAAGTCGGTCTGGGCATCACCCCGGGCTTCGGCGGCACCCAGCGTCTGGCTCGTCTGGTCGGCATGGGCATGGCAAAGCAGCTGGTCTACTCTGCTCTGAACATCAAGGCTGACGAGGCTTACCGCATTGGTCTGGTCAACGCTGTGTATCCGCAGGCTGAGCTGATGGAGAACGTCCTGAAGCTGGCCGGCAAGATCGCAAAGAACGCTCCCATTGCTGTGCGTAACTGCAAGAAGGCAATGAACGACGGCATCAGCCTGCCCATCGAGAAGGCTGTTGAGGTCGAGGAGAAGCTGTTCGGCGATTGCTTCGAGACCCACGATCAGGTGGAGGGCATGAGCTGCTTCCTGTCCCGTGAGAAACCGAAGCCCAAGGCAGTTTTCACCAACAACTAA
- a CDS encoding butyryl-CoA:acetate CoA-transferase — MDCKELYAQKLMTAAQAAALVKSGDWVDYGWAVNTPVAVDAELAKRLPELEGVNFRGGILMWVPEIFQIDDPAAHMTWNSWHMGGIERKAIAQGFSFYSPIRYSELPRYYRESSDPVDVAVFQVTPMDEHGYFNFGPSASHLGAVCEKAKKIIVEVNTNMPRCLGGMENCVHVSQVTGIVEGANPPIGQMAAAGAATEVDLKVANLIVPQIPNGACLQLGIGGMPNAIGGLIAQSNLKDLGVHTEMYVDAFVDIAKAGKINGSRKQLDKGRQVYAFGAGTQKMYDYLNDNPECMSAPVDYTNDIRSISALDNFISINNAVDIDLFGQVNAESAGVKHISGAGGQLDFVLGAYLSKGGKSFICLSSTFFNKKTGQLESRIRPTLENGSIVTDTRANVHYLCTEYGCVNLKGLTSWEKAEALISVAHPDFREELIREADKLHIWRRSNKI, encoded by the coding sequence ATGGATTGCAAGGAACTGTACGCACAGAAGCTTATGACTGCTGCGCAGGCTGCTGCTCTGGTCAAAAGCGGCGACTGGGTGGATTACGGCTGGGCTGTGAACACCCCTGTGGCCGTGGATGCCGAACTGGCGAAGCGCCTGCCGGAGCTGGAAGGGGTCAACTTCCGGGGCGGCATTCTGATGTGGGTGCCGGAGATCTTCCAGATCGACGACCCTGCTGCCCACATGACTTGGAACAGCTGGCACATGGGCGGCATTGAGCGCAAGGCCATTGCGCAGGGCTTCTCCTTCTACTCCCCCATCCGCTACTCTGAGCTGCCCCGCTACTACCGCGAGAGCAGCGACCCCGTGGATGTGGCAGTATTTCAGGTGACCCCCATGGACGAGCACGGCTACTTCAACTTCGGCCCCAGCGCTTCGCATCTGGGCGCTGTTTGTGAGAAGGCCAAAAAGATCATCGTGGAGGTCAACACCAATATGCCGCGCTGCCTTGGCGGCATGGAGAACTGCGTACACGTTTCTCAGGTGACCGGCATTGTAGAGGGCGCAAATCCCCCCATCGGCCAGATGGCCGCTGCCGGTGCCGCCACCGAGGTGGATCTGAAGGTGGCCAACCTCATCGTGCCGCAGATCCCTAACGGTGCCTGCCTGCAGCTGGGCATCGGCGGTATGCCCAACGCCATCGGCGGGCTGATCGCACAGAGCAATCTGAAGGATCTGGGCGTGCACACCGAAATGTATGTGGATGCCTTTGTGGATATTGCCAAGGCCGGCAAGATCAACGGCAGCCGCAAGCAGCTGGACAAGGGCCGTCAGGTCTACGCCTTTGGTGCCGGCACCCAGAAGATGTACGATTACCTGAACGATAACCCGGAGTGCATGTCTGCCCCGGTGGACTACACTAACGACATCCGCAGCATTTCCGCACTGGATAACTTTATCTCCATCAACAATGCCGTGGATATCGACCTGTTTGGTCAGGTGAATGCCGAGAGCGCCGGTGTGAAGCACATTTCCGGCGCAGGCGGTCAGCTGGACTTCGTGCTGGGCGCATACCTTTCCAAGGGTGGCAAGAGCTTTATCTGCCTGTCCTCCACCTTCTTTAATAAAAAGACCGGCCAGCTGGAAAGCCGCATCCGTCCCACGCTGGAGAATGGCAGCATCGTTACCGACACCCGCGCCAACGTGCACTATCTGTGCACCGAGTATGGCTGCGTGAACCTGAAGGGCTTGACCTCCTGGGAAAAGGCCGAGGCTCTGATCAGCGTGGCACACCCGGATTTCCGTGAGGAGCTGATCCGCGAGGCCGATAAGCTGCATATCTGGCGCAGAAGCAACAAAATTTAA
- a CDS encoding acyl-CoA dehydrogenase, translating into MDFTLSKQQQMVQKMYREFAENEVKPLAKKVDAEEYFPKETVEKMGKLGMMGIYFPTEVGGAGGDVLSYVMAVEELSKVCGTTGVIVSAHTSLCAAPIYENGTPEQKAKYLPKLCSGEWLGAFGLTEPGAGTDAQGQQTIAKEEDDCWVLNGSKIFITNAGFADVFIVIAVTDNVLDKRGRPTKLCSAFIVERTDPGFSVGKAEDKMGIRGSSTCELIFEDCRIPKDRMLGVRGKGFQLAMATLDGGRIGIASQALGIAEGALEETVAYVKERKQFGRAIAAFQNTQFELAEMKARVEAAKYLVYAAALKKQQAMDGAKVRYSVEAAQAKLIAARTASDVTRRCLQLFGGYGYTRDYPIERMMRDAKITEIYEGTSEVQMMVISGALLK; encoded by the coding sequence ATGGATTTTACTCTGTCCAAGCAGCAGCAGATGGTGCAGAAAATGTACCGCGAGTTTGCTGAGAACGAAGTCAAGCCTCTGGCAAAGAAGGTTGACGCAGAGGAATACTTCCCCAAGGAGACCGTCGAAAAGATGGGCAAGCTGGGCATGATGGGCATCTATTTCCCGACTGAGGTCGGCGGTGCAGGCGGCGATGTGCTGTCCTACGTCATGGCCGTGGAGGAGCTGAGCAAGGTCTGCGGCACCACCGGTGTCATCGTCTCTGCTCACACCAGCCTGTGCGCTGCTCCCATTTACGAGAACGGCACCCCCGAGCAGAAGGCTAAGTACCTGCCCAAGCTGTGCAGCGGCGAGTGGCTGGGTGCTTTCGGCCTGACCGAGCCGGGCGCTGGTACCGATGCGCAGGGTCAGCAGACCATTGCCAAGGAAGAGGATGACTGCTGGGTGCTGAACGGCTCCAAGATCTTCATCACCAACGCCGGCTTTGCTGATGTGTTCATCGTCATCGCCGTTACCGATAACGTGCTGGATAAGCGCGGCCGTCCCACTAAGCTCTGCTCCGCCTTCATCGTGGAGCGCACCGACCCGGGCTTCTCTGTTGGTAAGGCAGAGGACAAGATGGGTATCCGCGGTTCTTCTACCTGCGAGCTGATCTTTGAGGATTGCCGCATCCCGAAGGATCGTATGCTGGGCGTGCGCGGCAAGGGCTTCCAGCTGGCTATGGCTACGCTGGACGGCGGCCGTATCGGCATCGCTTCTCAGGCTCTGGGCATCGCCGAGGGCGCTCTGGAGGAGACCGTTGCTTACGTCAAGGAGCGCAAGCAGTTCGGCCGTGCCATCGCTGCTTTCCAGAACACCCAGTTCGAGCTGGCTGAGATGAAGGCTCGTGTTGAGGCTGCGAAGTATCTGGTTTATGCTGCCGCTCTGAAGAAGCAGCAGGCTATGGATGGCGCAAAGGTTCGTTACAGCGTCGAGGCTGCACAGGCTAAGCTGATCGCTGCCCGCACCGCAAGTGATGTGACCCGCCGTTGCCTGCAGCTGTTCGGTGGCTACGGCTACACCCGTGACTACCCCATCGAGCGCATGATGCGTGATGCCAAGATCACTGAGATCTACGAGGGCACCAGCGAAGTGCAGATGATGGTCATTTCCGGCGCGCTGCTGAAGTAA
- the coaD gene encoding pantetheine-phosphate adenylyltransferase: MATAVYPGSFDPVTKGHLDIIKRAAKINDHLIVAVLINSAKHPLFTVEERVAMLQECCKNIPNVTVEGFDGLTVEFAKKRHASVMVRGLRAVTDFENEIQLAQTNHALMPGIETMFLATSIKWSYLSSTIVKEAAYYGSDISKFVTPNVEKAVNEKYAQLREREET, from the coding sequence ATGGCAACAGCAGTTTATCCCGGGTCGTTCGATCCGGTCACCAAGGGACATCTTGATATCATCAAGCGCGCAGCAAAGATCAACGACCACCTCATTGTGGCGGTGCTGATCAACAGCGCCAAGCATCCGCTGTTCACAGTGGAGGAGCGGGTGGCTATGCTGCAGGAATGCTGCAAGAACATCCCCAACGTGACCGTGGAAGGCTTCGACGGCCTGACCGTGGAGTTCGCAAAAAAGCGCCACGCATCCGTAATGGTGCGCGGGCTGCGGGCGGTAACGGACTTTGAAAACGAGATCCAGCTTGCGCAAACGAACCACGCACTGATGCCCGGCATCGAGACCATGTTTCTTGCCACCAGCATCAAATGGAGTTATCTTTCCTCCACCATCGTAAAGGAAGCAGCGTATTACGGCAGTGACATCAGCAAGTTCGTCACACCCAATGTGGAAAAGGCCGTCAACGAAAAATACGCACAGCTCCGGGAGAGGGAAGAGACCTGA
- a CDS encoding acetyl-CoA C-acetyltransferase produces the protein MKKIVIASACRTAIGKFGGTLANVPAAELGSIVIKEALDRANVKPEQVDHVYMGCVIQAGLGQNVARQAALKAGLPIETPAVTVNVVCGSGLNCVNMAAQMIEAGDADIVVAGGMENMDMAPFALQKARYGYRMGAPMGKSEIVDTMVNDALWDACGFNKHMGMTAENVCTNETYQKKYGYSPITREMLDEFAYNSQLKADKAIKDGAFKDEIVPVVIKGKKGDTVFDTDEGPRLSAPEVLAKLKPAFTKDGIVTAANSSAINDGAAALVVMSEEKAKELGVKPLATWVAGALAGVEPEVMGLGPIAATKKVMAKTGMTVADMDLVEANEAFAAQSIAVGEALGFDKDKLNVNGGAIALGHPVGASGARILVTLLYAMKHRGAHKGLATLCIGGGMGCATIVEMD, from the coding sequence ATGAAAAAGATCGTTATCGCATCTGCATGCCGCACCGCTATCGGCAAGTTCGGTGGCACTCTGGCCAACGTTCCCGCTGCTGAGCTGGGCTCCATCGTCATTAAGGAAGCTCTGGACCGTGCAAACGTCAAGCCCGAGCAGGTCGATCATGTTTACATGGGCTGCGTCATTCAGGCTGGTCTGGGCCAGAACGTCGCTCGTCAGGCTGCCCTGAAGGCTGGTCTGCCCATCGAGACCCCCGCTGTCACCGTCAACGTGGTCTGCGGCTCCGGTCTGAACTGCGTGAACATGGCTGCTCAGATGATCGAGGCAGGCGATGCTGATATCGTTGTTGCAGGCGGCATGGAGAACATGGATATGGCTCCCTTCGCACTGCAGAAGGCTCGCTACGGCTACCGCATGGGCGCTCCCATGGGCAAGAGCGAGATCGTGGATACCATGGTCAACGATGCACTGTGGGATGCCTGCGGCTTCAACAAGCACATGGGCATGACCGCTGAGAACGTCTGCACCAACGAGACCTACCAGAAGAAGTACGGCTACAGCCCCATCACCCGCGAGATGCTGGACGAGTTCGCATACAACAGCCAGCTGAAGGCTGACAAGGCCATCAAGGACGGCGCTTTCAAGGACGAGATCGTTCCTGTTGTCATCAAGGGCAAGAAGGGCGACACCGTGTTCGATACCGATGAGGGCCCCCGTCTGAGCGCTCCCGAGGTTCTGGCAAAGCTGAAGCCCGCCTTCACCAAGGACGGCATCGTCACCGCTGCTAACTCTTCTGCCATCAACGACGGCGCTGCTGCTCTGGTCGTCATGAGCGAGGAGAAGGCTAAGGAGCTGGGCGTGAAGCCTCTGGCAACTTGGGTCGCCGGTGCTCTGGCAGGCGTTGAGCCCGAGGTCATGGGTCTGGGCCCCATCGCTGCTACCAAGAAGGTCATGGCCAAGACCGGCATGACCGTTGCCGATATGGATCTGGTCGAGGCCAACGAGGCATTCGCAGCACAGTCCATCGCTGTCGGCGAGGCTCTGGGCTTCGATAAGGACAAGCTGAACGTCAACGGCGGCGCAATCGCTCTGGGCCACCCGGTCGGCGCTTCCGGTGCTCGTATTCTGGTCACCCTGCTGTACGCTATGAAGCACCGTGGTGCTCACAAGGGTCTGGCTACCCTGTGCATCGGCGGCGGCATGGGCTGCGCTACCATCGTTGAGATGGACTAA
- a CDS encoding AI-2E family transporter yields the protein MMDKKPHIKPYLYGMLAGFGAIALSIIFFFLIYRFDGFGSAISTLTGILMPFIYGAVIAYLLKPVCNSIEGFLRRFIPEKMNGLINALSVALTILFGLLLVYALVMMIVPQLITSVTTLYYTAQANITKFMNWASHLEFIEKNEQITELLNSAYAALNTNLGTWNTWLKNTLLPSMQNIVSGAAIGVLNVVTMAKNLIIGIIVAVYMLASRKRFVQQGNLVLHSIVRPRWAQLITEEVKYADRMFGGFINGKIMDSAIIGVLCYIGCLVFKFPSALLVSVIIGVTNVIPFFGPFIGAIPATLLILIQNPIKALWFVLFVLVLQQLDGNIIGPKILGNTTGLSSFWVLFAILLFGGLWGFVGMIVGVPLFAVIYDVIKKLVIHGLQRNQELTLLNNYHDQFGDPADDAAAQPAASQPAENQ from the coding sequence ATGATGGACAAAAAGCCGCACATCAAACCGTATCTCTATGGGATGCTCGCAGGGTTTGGTGCCATTGCACTGAGCATCATCTTCTTTTTCCTCATTTACCGCTTTGACGGCTTCGGCTCGGCTATCTCTACCCTGACCGGCATCCTGATGCCCTTTATCTACGGTGCCGTCATTGCCTATCTGCTCAAGCCGGTATGCAACAGCATCGAAGGCTTTCTGCGCCGGTTTATCCCGGAAAAGATGAACGGTCTGATCAACGCGCTATCCGTGGCGCTTACCATCCTGTTCGGGCTTTTGCTGGTGTATGCGCTTGTCATGATGATCGTGCCGCAGCTCATTACCAGTGTGACTACCCTGTACTACACCGCGCAGGCCAACATTACAAAGTTCATGAACTGGGCAAGCCATCTGGAGTTTATTGAAAAGAATGAACAGATCACGGAGCTGCTCAACTCGGCCTACGCCGCCCTGAATACCAATCTGGGCACATGGAACACATGGCTCAAGAACACCCTGCTGCCCTCCATGCAGAACATCGTAAGCGGCGCAGCCATTGGTGTGCTGAACGTGGTGACGATGGCTAAGAACCTGATCATCGGCATCATCGTGGCGGTGTATATGCTGGCAAGCCGCAAGCGGTTCGTCCAGCAGGGCAATCTGGTGCTGCACAGCATCGTCCGTCCCCGCTGGGCGCAGCTGATCACCGAGGAAGTGAAGTACGCAGACCGGATGTTCGGCGGCTTTATCAACGGCAAGATCATGGACTCTGCCATCATCGGCGTGCTGTGCTATATCGGCTGTCTGGTCTTTAAGTTCCCCAGTGCGCTGCTGGTATCGGTGATCATCGGTGTGACCAATGTTATCCCCTTCTTCGGCCCCTTTATCGGTGCCATTCCGGCCACGCTCCTCATCCTCATCCAGAACCCCATCAAGGCGCTGTGGTTCGTGCTGTTCGTGCTGGTTTTGCAGCAGCTGGACGGCAATATCATCGGGCCCAAAATTCTGGGCAACACCACCGGTCTTTCCAGCTTCTGGGTGCTGTTCGCCATCCTGCTGTTTGGCGGCCTGTGGGGTTTTGTGGGCATGATCGTGGGTGTGCCGCTGTTTGCCGTTATCTACGACGTCATCAAAAAGCTGGTCATCCACGGCTTGCAGCGCAATCAGGAGCTGACCCTGCTGAACAATTATCACGACCAGTTCGGCGACCCCGCAGACGATGCAGCCGCACAGCCCGCTGCATCACAACCTGCTGAGAACCAGTAA
- the acrB gene encoding acryloyl-CoA reductase electron transfer subunit gamma, which produces MKAIVCVKQVPDTSGKVSVKPDGTLDRASMATITNPDDLNALEAALKLKDATGCEVVVVTMGPPPAEGMLRELLARGADKAVLVSGREFGGSDTFATSQILAAAVNKIGVGPEDVVFCGRQAIDGDTAQVGPQIAEKLHLPQVTYVADIQKDGNTLTVKRMLEDGYMMVKVQTPCLLTCIKELNDPRYMSVNGIFTCYDKPMEVFDYNALKDDPLIEVDTIGLKGSPTNVFKSFTPPQKGAGTMLQGDDVAAQLAGILAKKHLI; this is translated from the coding sequence ATGAAAGCAATTGTTTGTGTAAAGCAGGTTCCTGATACCTCCGGCAAGGTGTCCGTCAAGCCCGATGGCACTCTGGATCGTGCATCCATGGCAACCATCACCAACCCCGATGACCTGAACGCTCTGGAGGCCGCCCTGAAGCTGAAGGACGCCACCGGCTGCGAGGTCGTTGTTGTCACCATGGGTCCCCCGCCGGCAGAGGGCATGCTGCGTGAGCTGCTGGCCCGCGGCGCTGATAAGGCCGTTCTGGTCTCCGGCCGTGAGTTCGGCGGTTCCGATACCTTTGCAACCAGCCAGATCCTGGCTGCTGCCGTCAACAAGATCGGTGTTGGCCCCGAGGACGTTGTGTTCTGCGGCCGTCAGGCAATTGATGGCGATACCGCACAGGTCGGCCCCCAGATCGCTGAAAAGCTGCATCTGCCGCAGGTCACCTACGTTGCCGACATCCAGAAGGACGGCAACACCCTGACCGTGAAGCGTATGCTGGAGGACGGCTACATGATGGTCAAGGTGCAGACTCCCTGCCTGCTGACCTGCATCAAGGAGCTGAACGACCCCCGCTACATGAGCGTGAACGGCATCTTTACCTGCTACGACAAGCCCATGGAAGTGTTCGACTACAACGCACTGAAGGACGATCCGCTGATCGAGGTGGACACCATTGGCCTGAAGGGCTCTCCGACGAACGTCTTTAAGTCCTTCACTCCTCCGCAGAAGGGCGCAGGCACCATGCTGCAGGGCGACGATGTTGCTGCCCAGCTGGCTGGCATCCTGGCCAAGAAGCACCTGATCTGA
- a CDS encoding radical SAM protein: protein MNTSLENLTHKMQRAALGKIVDMALSHAEQDREKTMTQLVDVAKQFYGSGFSDETYENAKKVLTDPNSKWTKLINCVLDQTDPHVARTTALNLGYEAFFRGTKTIRENRVKYQCNIPWLILFDPTSACNMHCVGCWAGEYGHKNNLSFEDMDKIVTQGKELGVYLYMLTGGEPLVRKKDVLKLAEKHNDVEFAIYTNSTLIDEPFCEEVRRLGNIAFMLSIEGTPETNDARRGEGHYAAVMHAMDLLKKYGIIFGTSICYTRQNIDAVTNDAFMRFLCEKGAHFGFYFHYMPVGNEAAPELMPTPEQRKYMIDRIRYLRSSECDIPFYPMDFQNDGEFVGGCIAGGRNYFHINSAGDAEPCVFIHYSNANIHDQSILEILHSPLFMAYHNGQPFNKNHLRPCPMLENPELLEKMVHETGAHSTDLQSPESVEHLCEKCKNYAADWQPTADEVWSHHKVRESRYENYKDWKPSQPLD, encoded by the coding sequence ATGAATACATCTCTTGAGAATCTGACCCACAAGATGCAGCGTGCTGCACTTGGTAAAATAGTGGATATGGCGCTTTCCCATGCCGAGCAAGACCGTGAAAAGACGATGACCCAGCTGGTAGATGTTGCAAAGCAGTTCTACGGCAGCGGCTTCAGCGATGAGACCTACGAGAATGCCAAAAAAGTCCTGACCGACCCCAACAGCAAGTGGACGAAACTCATCAACTGCGTGCTGGACCAGACCGACCCCCATGTGGCGCGTACCACCGCGCTGAATCTGGGCTACGAAGCCTTCTTCCGCGGCACCAAGACCATCCGTGAGAACCGCGTCAAGTACCAGTGCAACATCCCCTGGCTGATTTTGTTCGACCCCACCTCTGCCTGCAATATGCACTGCGTTGGCTGCTGGGCAGGCGAGTACGGCCACAAGAACAACCTCAGCTTTGAGGACATGGACAAGATCGTTACGCAGGGCAAGGAACTGGGCGTTTACCTGTATATGCTGACCGGCGGTGAGCCGCTGGTGCGCAAGAAGGACGTGCTCAAGCTGGCCGAAAAGCATAACGACGTGGAATTTGCCATCTACACCAACTCCACCCTCATCGATGAGCCCTTCTGTGAAGAAGTGCGGCGTCTGGGAAATATCGCCTTTATGCTGTCCATCGAGGGCACCCCGGAGACCAACGATGCCCGCCGCGGCGAAGGCCACTATGCCGCTGTGATGCACGCCATGGATCTGCTCAAGAAGTACGGCATTATCTTCGGTACCTCCATCTGCTACACTCGCCAGAACATCGACGCTGTCACCAACGACGCGTTCATGCGCTTCCTGTGCGAGAAGGGGGCACACTTTGGCTTCTACTTCCACTATATGCCGGTGGGCAACGAGGCCGCCCCGGAGCTGATGCCCACCCCGGAGCAGCGCAAATATATGATCGACCGTATCCGCTATCTGCGCTCTTCCGAGTGCGATATCCCGTTCTACCCCATGGACTTCCAGAACGACGGCGAGTTCGTGGGCGGCTGCATCGCCGGCGGCCGCAACTACTTCCATATCAACTCTGCCGGTGACGCCGAGCCCTGCGTGTTCATCCACTACTCCAACGCCAATATCCACGACCAGTCTATTCTGGAGATTCTGCACAGCCCGCTGTTCATGGCTTACCACAACGGTCAGCCCTTCAACAAGAACCATCTGCGTCCCTGCCCGATGCTGGAAAACCCCGAGCTGCTGGAAAAGATGGTGCACGAGACCGGTGCCCACAGCACCGACCTGCAGTCCCCGGAAAGCGTCGAGCACCTGTGCGAGAAGTGCAAGAACTACGCCGCCGACTGGCAGCCCACCGCAGACGAAGTGTGGTCTCACCACAAGGTCCGCGAGAGCCGCTACGAAAACTATAAGGACTGGAAGCCCTCTCAGCCGCTGGACTGA
- a CDS encoding 3-hydroxyacyl-CoA dehydrogenase family protein, with translation MKIGVIGAGTMGQGIAKAFAQVEGNTVALCDIKQEWAENGLAKIKKGYEKLVAKGKMTQEKADAIVAAITPGLKEDLCADCDLVVEAAFEDMKVKQTTFGELDKICKPECVFASNTSSLSITEIGKGLTRPLIGMHFFNPADRMKLIEVIAGCNTPAETVEKIKEISVAIGKSPVQVNEAAGFVVNRILIPMINEAAFIKMEGVSDIAGIDTAMKLGANHPMGPLELGDFIGLDICLAIMDVLYNETGDSKYRACPLIRKMVRGGNLGCKTGKGFYIYNADRTKTPVDQL, from the coding sequence ATGAAGATCGGTGTTATCGGCGCTGGCACTATGGGTCAGGGCATCGCAAAGGCATTTGCACAGGTTGAGGGCAACACCGTTGCTCTGTGCGACATCAAGCAGGAGTGGGCCGAGAATGGTCTGGCAAAGATCAAGAAGGGCTACGAGAAGCTGGTTGCTAAGGGAAAGATGACCCAGGAGAAGGCTGACGCTATCGTCGCCGCCATCACTCCGGGCCTGAAGGAAGATCTGTGCGCAGACTGCGATCTGGTCGTTGAGGCTGCATTCGAGGATATGAAGGTCAAGCAGACCACCTTCGGCGAGCTGGACAAGATTTGCAAGCCCGAGTGCGTCTTCGCTTCCAACACTTCTTCTCTGTCCATCACCGAGATCGGCAAGGGTCTGACCCGTCCCCTGATCGGTATGCACTTCTTCAACCCCGCAGACCGCATGAAGCTGATCGAGGTCATCGCCGGCTGCAACACTCCCGCCGAGACCGTTGAGAAGATCAAGGAGATCTCCGTTGCCATCGGCAAGAGCCCTGTTCAGGTCAACGAGGCTGCCGGCTTTGTGGTCAACCGCATCCTGATCCCCATGATCAACGAGGCTGCCTTCATTAAGATGGAGGGCGTTTCCGATATCGCCGGCATCGACACCGCTATGAAGCTGGGTGCTAACCACCCCATGGGACCCCTGGAACTGGGCGACTTCATCGGTCTGGACATCTGCCTGGCCATCATGGACGTGCTGTACAACGAGACCGGCGACAGCAAGTACCGTGCCTGCCCGCTGATCCGCAAGATGGTGCGTGGCGGCAATCTGGGCTGCAAGACCGGTAAGGGCTTCTACATTTACAACGCAGACCGCACCAAGACCCCTGTTGACCAGCTGTAA